DNA from Pseudophryne corroboree isolate aPseCor3 chromosome 7, aPseCor3.hap2, whole genome shotgun sequence:
ggatgagctgcactacctgagccacttgtgtgggttgtagggaggtcatacaggcacgtggaggccacacacactactgagcctcattttgacttgttttaaggacattacatcaaagttggatcagcctgtagtgtgtttttccactttaattttgagtgtgactccaaatccagacctccatgggttaataaatttgatttccattgataatctttgtgtgattttgttgtcagcacattcaactatgtaaagaacaaagtatttaataagaatatttcattcattcagatctaggatgtgttattttagtgttccctttatttttttgagcagtgtatatactctgATAGTTGCCCTGGAGTTCCATGTTATATAAGACAATCGGAGCATCAGCTAACAACCCCCTCAACCCCCAAATTTCTGCTGCAACTCATGACGCTCCCTGATAACTCACCAGCAGAATGTCAGCCACGATTGCCCAGTTCAAAGAAAGCAGAGTCTCACCGATGAAGATAAAAACCTGCAGCGGGGAAAGAGATAAAGAGCAGGTAAGTAGTGCACAGAACGAGGATCTCTCAGTTACACTGAACATGTAACAGGATGCGTGTGCGGATGAACGGGCGTGTTCAGTAAATCGTCTGAGGCGTCTGCACATTTTCCTCTATAACCCCAGCCGTGCCGCTGTCTACCTTTTCATCCCAGCGTCAGTGAGGTCACCGGATCCCAGTGAGCGGATAGGCTGCACTCCCATTGGCTCAGCCCGCTATGCCTGTGTTGTGTGTAGGTGGTAGATCGTCATTAAAGAACAGCGATTCCCAGGCTACTCACATAAGTGGCCACAAGGCTGGTGTCTGCGAAGACCAAGGATAGGTACAGGAACGGGGCCGATCCGAGCAGTCCGCAGGCACATACTAACGGGTCCGCACGCGGGTTCACCTTCCGGTAGCGTTTAGAGATCTCCACTCCAGCCCCAACCCCCAGCAGACCAGTCACGACCGTGACCAGCCCAAAAATCAGACTGCAATGCAAGATGTGGTTAGGGGACGGAACAGGAGGCTGGCGTGTTTTGCTCATAGTCTATACATAATGGCCAAGGTGAGCCGGTCCTCACCTGTCATCATAATCAGGGGTCTGACATTGCTCGTCCTTGCATAACACAGTCCGTGCCCGCATCAGATAAGAGGGGGCCCAGAGACCTAGGGCTCCGGTAACGAAAGCCACGGTGGTGAATCCGAGTGTTGACAGCACAAAGCTAGGACTGAAGAGAGAGACGCACGTTAATGACGCGAGCGCTGGGGGCGGCGAATAATACAACACAGGTAACACCCACTTTTTCAGCAGGGCCTTTATATCAGATGCCCAGGAAGTGTTGGTCAGGGGTCTATCCGTTCTCCTCTCCACGGCGCCCCTAGGTGGCTCTTTCACAAAGATGACCAGGAGCAGAACAGCGATAAGTCCCAGAGCTGGGGTCACCTGTCGCCAAGAACCAGTCATCAGTTTACATCACATATACAGCACAACGAGAGAGGAAGCGATTAGAACATCagcagaacaatggccctcattccgagatgatcgctcgctagctacttctagcagccgtgcaaacgcatagtcgccgcccacgggggagtgtattttagcatagcaggagtgcgaacgcctgtgcagctgcgcggcagcaaatacattttgtgcagaacaagaccagccctgtagttacttattctgtgtgatgattgctgcgacgagtgacgcggtaatgacgtcagatatccgcccggccacgcctgcgtttttccaaacactcccagaaaacggtcagttgccacccagaaactcccacttcctgtcaatctccctgcgttgcGCCAGTGCGGCTGAAAGCGTCgccagaacctgtgcaaaaccgcgATGCTCTTTGTATCCATatgccacgcatgcgcattgcggtgcatacgcatgcgcaattttgccgttttttaaaatgatcgctacaTGCGaacaacagctagcgatcaactcggaatgagggccgatggaaGCTACCAAAACCTGCTACACGACCGTGCTTGGCCCTTTGCTTTAAACATAGACAACTCTCCGAGGTTAATACTGAAAGAAATGATCGCTGAGCCCTAGGGCAACTTGTCCTCAATCACTTAGGAGAGAATGCTGCCAGCCTTCATACTAGTATAAGgtgcagatgtaccaagccttggagagagataaagtgaagagcgaTTAagtgtgccagccaatcagctcctaattgtcatgttacaggctgtagttaggagctgattggttctctctctccaaggcttagtatatctgcccctatGTATGCGAATGTGCCACAGAAAGACATATGTGGGAAAGGACGTAAATGATACATCTCCCGTGGCATGCTGGTGGTACCTACTGCGTCCGCGGATAACATTTACCTTCCACCCATCTTACTGGACATACAGAGATAAACAGAAGGACACGGCCCTCTCACTCACCCGTAACGCCCAGTGCCAGTCTCCGCTGGCAGCGCTGGTCACTTTTGATCCCAGAATGTATCCAAGGCCACTGTAATAGGCAGAAATCAcaagagcttacattttaaagtcAACCACGTCTGCTATAAACGTATCAGCTGTCTTCTTTATTTAATTACACCGAGGATACCACAGAATTCCGACAATACAAGGTTTTGTAACCCTCATTAATTTGTCCAactgcagcaaagctacagagcgcAAGAAGCTTTATATAGCAGCTGGATAATCAGCGTTCCGTCCCAGCAGGTCCTCAGAGTGCGGCAGCTATCAGCACACACACTAGTGTTTGCATGGGACACTTACCAGCCCACGGGGATAGCGAAGTAGAAGAACGAGAGCATGCGGCTGCGCTGGTCTGCCACGAAGAGGTCGGCGATCAGCGTGGGTGCGATGGTGGAGTAGCTGGCCTCTCCCACCCCGACCAGTCCTCGGGTGAGCAGGAACAGGGGGAAGTGCTGTGAACAAGTGCAAAGTAAGAATCATACAAGTGCCTGTATACTAGGTTACACATTCCGTGGCCTTAGTCGAGCCCTGGAGCCAGAGGTTGCCCATCCCTGCAAACTTGGCACAGTGCGTTACCTGCTTGGGAATGAACGAGCTGCACAGCGTGACAACAGACCAGAAGGAGATACCGCAGCACATGATGTACTTCCTGTTGTAACGGTCCCCTAAGTACCCGAAAACCGGTGCCAACACCATGTAACTACAGATGAATACTGGAGACAGAGAGACACACGTCATAACCAGGGGAGTGAAGGATAGGGGGAAACAAGGGGGGGGGGCTCATGACTACCCACTAACACCTGAAAAGTGCATTAAAAATCTGATGAATTAGTTCTCACGTGCACATTGTCACCATTGcagactaagggggatatccaattatccccgttaaaacatcagGTCCGAAAAACGTCCGTTTTCGGACGTTTAtcagacttttttccgatgtttcaccaattttattttttttacaggctatccagatagaTCGCgtgtaaaaaaaaccaaaaaaaacccatttctcccgaaaatacacaggttcagtgaaacctgtgtgttttcaggtgaaacagtcacgttttcggacgaaaacggggctgtttccggggattctgcttcgcctgctggaggcagctgaaacaaaatccctgatagaccgtggcacgcgccggcttatcggggctaattagatagcccccggcgggacaattagccccggtaaaaaaccagggctaattggatatccccctaacatTTAAAAAGCACATAATCGGCTGGAGTTGTGCGCACCTCTGGCGACCTCAGAAATTATTTTAAAACATGGCACAAGCTATTTCTCAGGCATAACGTAGGCAGCCAGTACAACAGACTATACCGGCGACCATAGAATGGTCATCTCTAAGAGACGTTCAATGCCAGTGCTACCTTTCATACGTTCTTACCCATTTACCAAATGTATGCGTTAGGATTAGCCCCAAAGATCAGATATAAACTAAAAATGTCTGCGTCTACCTTTACTTTGCAAAACTGCAGTATTTCCCTCACCTCTGTTGTAGGCAGTAACCCACCGCACAAAAAGACCTGTAGGTCAGTTATCCCTCACACTTGTTCCGATAGGATGGAGTAAGCCCCAATGTGCAATCACCAATCTGTACAGATCTGTTACTATCGAAACCATATAATAACCCTTCCTATTTGTATCTTAACTTTCTCAAACACTGCTGATCGTTCCAGAGCATACTGTAGCATGAGAAGTAAGCTACAACAGCATTGCAAATACGTCCGGTTTCAGGAAAGGGATGGAACAGAAGTCCCACCGGCCGCTGACAGACAATAACGGTGTTTTGTGCTGCAGTACCTGTTTGTACTAATCCAGAGTCACTGTCCTTGATCTGAAAGGCATTTTCAATATCCGGGAGCACACCTGTAAGAGCAGACAACGCAGAAGAAACCCTTTATTAGTACGAAAACACAGGAACATCAGTGACCCCACTGCAACATCAGAGCAGCACGTTACCTGACTCCAATAAGATTAGGGCTGAACCGAAAGAGTAGAGAAATCATTTAAAACCTCTAACAATAGTTATGTATGTAAAGGGTGCAGTACCTCATACAGCCACTGGTTGGCATGCCGAGATCCCATAGACCAGTGTTTCCCGAATCCAGTTCTCAGggaacactaacagtgcatgttttccagatcacctcaGAAAATCACTAGTGAAATAATCAGAACCACCTGTAGATCTCTTAACGCTCCAGCAAAGAGatttggaaaacatgcactgttagggttcccCCGAGGACGGGACTCCGGAAACTCCGCAACAGACCAGtgcttctcaaactcagtcctcaagacaccaacagtccagattttaaggctatccatgcttgagtgCAGGTgacttcgggcctaattcagacttgatcgcagcagcaaatttgttagcagttgggcaaaaccatgtgcagtgcaggtggggcagatgtaacatgtgcagagagagttagatttgggtggggtgtattcaaactgaaatctaaattgtagtgtaaaaataaagcagccagtatttaccctgcacagaaacaaaataacccacccaaatctaactctctctgcacatgttacatctgcccacctgcagtgcacatggttttgcccaactgctaacaactctaAATTAACCCCTTAATTTGTACCTCGGTCattttgatttatccatctgtgctcaagtaggatatccttaaaacctgcctGGTGGGAACAAAACTCTGATAAATGTATGGGAGCAAAATGACAATGGACCATCTGCCCCCAAACACTGGAGAACAGACAATGGTCGTTCAGGCaatttggttaaatccatttgagctAACAAATTTATTAGAACAATCGTTTTTGTGCGTTTCCCAgcgtttggaagcaaatggtcgattgtcatttgctcccatcagaCAGATGAATGCTGGGCACGCACAGAGTACACGTGTCTTGAGGGTAGAGTTTGAGGAGCACAGACAGCGGCAGAGAAGATGGAAGGTCCATGTTTGCCCCATAAGTTGTCCAAGGCCGGCATCCGACTATACATCCTCTACAAATATATTATCATGATATAAGCAGACTGGCGCTGTATCTCAGTCACTGTATCAGTTAATTATTAAACCTCTTGATATCCAGGAATGTTTAAAAgagaacaaaaaaaatatttgaacAGGGATCACTTGGGTACTCTCATATCTCCAATTACAGCTAGGATCGGTAtgttctatagcagtggttctcaaactcggtcatcaggaccgcacacggttcacgttttccatgtcacccagcagctgcactgtgtatcaccaactgccacattttaaaaatctacaggagacctgcaaaatatgggccgtgtggggtcctgaggaccgagtttaagaacctgtgttctaaaggaACCATGCTTCTAAAAAAGACAGCTTGTATTCCCTTCAAGAACGGACACCAGCACTACCCGCTTACTTATATTTACCAGCGTGGTGCTTACTGGAAAGAACCGTGTCCAGCAGCAACCTATCAGATACCAGTTTTCTAGTGAAGCTCAGCAAATAGAAGCATGCATCCGATTGGTTAGCATGTGTTACTGTTACAGAACACGTATGTAGCACTATGATACTTAATGAGGCCAATTTGATCAATTTAGGGCTCCTGCACTGGAAGAATTTAGCAGATTTGGAATTGGAAAGCAATTTCAaatcacaaatatttaaaaaaaagtcccaacATTTTTATTATGGGGACTAAAATCTCATTAAATGCACGCAATCCCGTCGGCTAATTAAATATTGAATTtaatcaaagaaaaaaaaatttagATTTTTAAGTGTGTGCTGTGTCCTGCCCGACGCTCTGGACGATGCGGGGTGGGAGTGAGTGGGGTGGCTTCAGAACAGGAGGTATAGCCGGGTAAAATTATAGATGCAAATAATTAGCCGTTAACGAGATACAGAAGATCATCCGGTAAACAAATCCCTGTTGATCTACAGAGTATGAGCTTTGTAGTGTTCCCCCTAGGAATTTTTGAAGGCAGGGTGCCGGTCTGTGAGGGCACTTCTGCGCGCGTCTGAAAACTGGGCGTGGCTCTGCAAATTGGGGGTGTGGCTCTAAGACGTCTTTAGAGCGGGCAGTGCGGCTCCAACAgacgtcactaaagggggcgtggtcggcgtcactaaagggggcgtggtGGGATGGCAgtgtcactaaagggggcgtggtcagatgGCAGAATCACTAAAGGGGGCGTGcatagcacctacggaggtgctgggcttcccccaagcgctctcctGTAACGTGAACAACGGATGCTGTGTACATGCATCTATACacgctgggagagcaggaagcgggcaggctgtttagcagggcgccgcagaaagggcagggcggattttgcctttaaaaaaaaaataaaaaaaatcgggcagggtgcggcgccctgctaaaacagcctagcgtgaacactagcttTTTGCGACAGACGAGTGGGCTAACACTTATCTGTGAACATCATATGGAGTTGGTCACTTTCACTGGGCAAAGCAGAAGGCTTGAACACTTAAGTAGTATAGCTATAAAATAAACTATTTTACTTGCACGTATTAAAGTCTGTTTACAAGGCGAACACACATGATGCTCTCCAGCAATGACCAGTGAGAGCTTGCACAAGGATACTTGTCAATATATAGTTCGTACGGCCGACAAACGATATATCAGCTCGTGCACAGCCGATACGCCTGTACGATGCTGCTCACAGACAGgttagccctgcagcacagccgatgcacCATGTGGATATATCCGTGCATCTGCCCGTGCGTGCAGGACTGCCAGCCGTCCAAACAGAATCCATTGAATATGACGTCACAACTGGGTGATGCTGACGATTTAAGACAAAGATTGTCCTCGACCTGCGTCACTGACCCAGCCGGCGCCTCACCTGCCACAGTGAAACGATCCATATAGTTCAGGAGATTAATGTAGAAAAGAATCATCACAATGATGACAGAGCGCCGGTACGAGATTCCGGTCACCGCCTCCACATCGTCCGCTCCGCGCCCCTCGCTCTCCTCTTCGTCATCCGACGCTCGAGATACTGGCCCTCCGTCCCTCATCTCCTCCGTGTTATCCGCCTGCGTCAGGAAGGGGGCCGTGTCGTTGTAAGCGTGTCGTGACGCCATACTGTCTCACCCTCTCAAAACTGTGAAAcctgtcaataaaaaaaaaataaaaaaagggtgaGGCGGCTAGACTGTGCAAGGATCACCTGGGCAACGTCTTTTTTATTAAGGATGATAATATTATAGCACCAACATACGCTACAGCGAGGGGCCCTGGGATGTACACTGCAATAACACacgaagagcttacaatctaaaggatttatacaagaaaaaaaaaacattgtgacaTAGCCCTAATTGTAAAACAGTGAAAAAGAGCCATTATCACGAGCGTAATATAAACCAGTGTGACTGGAAACAGAAACCTCGGCTGAACTgattacaggacacacaccagtgatGCAGCCACCAGTGTGACAGATGCAGGAGTTGCACTCTGGCCGGAGGAGGAGAGAGAAGACGCTGACACAGCGAGAGGAAGCAGCGactcatgtcatgtgtatctgaagggggggggggggggaagtatggGTGTTATCTGGGAAGGGGCAGGGAATAAAAACCAGGCCTGGAGGTGGCTCCTTCACTCAGTTTATGAGATGGACAGCAATGCAGCGCCTATTCAATTACCAGGAGCTCTAACAACTCTGTACCTCGTGCCTCAATGAGGTCACTAGCTCCTAATGAAATTATAGGCAGCTATCGGATTCATAGAGGTCCTCAGGGCTGGATTCCGGGGGGAAATCTCCCCCCCCGTTACCTGGTGTATGCGCCTCATACAGGTCCTCACACGGGATGTGGGTATACGGTCGCCGACagtatatatgctgtatgtgtaCACGCGGACGTCCGCTCACAGATTGAACTGTCCCTGTGGGGTAACACTTACACTCTGGTCCTCGTCACATAATAAAGGAGCAACAGCTTTATATCAGGGCAAGTAAAGGATCCCAgggcagagtgagtgtgtgtatgtgtgtgtaaattaATACAAGTATGTGTGCACGTCTCTGTGgtgggtgtatgatgcatgaatgtcagtgtacatgtgtgtgtgtataagaaaTCTGTG
Protein-coding regions in this window:
- the SPNS1 gene encoding protein spinster homolog 1, whose protein sequence is MASRHAYNDTAPFLTQADNTEEMRDGGPVSRASDDEEESEGRGADDVEAVTGISYRRSVIIVMILFYINLLNYMDRFTVAGVLPDIENAFQIKDSDSGLVQTVFICSYMVLAPVFGYLGDRYNRKYIMCCGISFWSVVTLCSSFIPKQHFPLFLLTRGLVGVGEASYSTIAPTLIADLFVADQRSRMLSFFYFAIPVGCGLGYILGSKVTSAASGDWHWALRVTPALGLIAVLLLVIFVKEPPRGAVERRTDRPLTNTSWASDIKALLKNPSFVLSTLGFTTVAFVTGALGLWAPSYLMRARTVLCKDEQCQTPDYDDSLIFGLVTVVTGLLGVGAGVEISKRYRKVNPRADPLVCACGLLGSAPFLYLSLVFADTSLVATYVFIFIGETLLSLNWAIVADILLYVVIPTRRSTAEAMQIMVSHLLGDAGSPYLIGVISDKIRSGKPDSTLLKFRSLEYALMLCAFVGVIGGAFFLVTALFIVKDRKKAEMFSQGLLTESDSDDKIVVPKRGGSTRVPVSSVLI